The following coding sequences are from one Mycobacterium bourgelatii window:
- the rfbG gene encoding CDP-glucose 4,6-dehydratase, translating to MHPAPEVTVHYLVTGHTGFKGPWLALLLLSRGHTVSGMALDPEPGSLFERARLAEQLVSDLRVDIRDASATIEAIQAAAPDVVVHLAAQSLVRESYRNPRYTYETNAMGTLNVLEAVAAAPSVRAHVVITTDKVYRNINQEAGYVETDPLGGDDPYSASKAMADLLTQSWVHSFPGCPTAIARGGNVIGGGDVSRERLMPDLVRAYTTGQAPLLRFPRAVRPWQHVLDCLNGYLTIADALLAGSGVDQWNIGPGRDSFVEVGKVATLAADLWGGGAHWDNQPGDHPHEAHLLALDATKAQTELGWRNRLGFRDAVTWTIDWERRVHDGADPLIVTREQIAAFETLDRSSARIGSRYQHLKGTR from the coding sequence GTGCACCCCGCCCCCGAGGTAACTGTGCACTACTTGGTCACCGGACACACTGGCTTCAAGGGGCCCTGGCTCGCGCTGCTACTGCTCAGCCGCGGCCACACTGTGTCCGGCATGGCCCTTGATCCGGAGCCGGGCAGCCTTTTCGAGCGGGCACGGCTCGCTGAGCAACTTGTGTCGGATCTTCGCGTCGACATCCGTGACGCGAGCGCCACGATCGAAGCAATACAGGCAGCAGCTCCCGACGTCGTGGTCCACCTGGCCGCGCAATCGTTGGTCCGCGAGTCGTATCGAAACCCGCGCTATACGTACGAGACCAACGCCATGGGCACCCTCAACGTGCTCGAAGCCGTCGCAGCCGCCCCGTCCGTGCGCGCCCACGTCGTCATCACCACCGACAAGGTCTACCGCAACATCAATCAAGAGGCCGGCTACGTCGAGACCGACCCACTCGGTGGCGACGATCCTTACAGCGCCTCGAAGGCGATGGCCGATCTGCTTACACAGTCCTGGGTGCACAGCTTTCCCGGCTGCCCTACCGCGATCGCTCGCGGCGGCAACGTCATCGGCGGTGGCGACGTCAGTCGCGAGCGGCTGATGCCCGATTTGGTGCGGGCCTACACAACCGGCCAGGCACCTCTGCTCCGGTTCCCGCGCGCGGTACGCCCGTGGCAGCACGTGCTCGACTGCCTCAATGGGTACCTCACTATTGCTGACGCGCTGCTGGCCGGCTCCGGCGTCGACCAGTGGAACATCGGACCTGGCCGCGACAGCTTCGTCGAAGTCGGCAAGGTGGCGACATTGGCCGCCGACTTATGGGGCGGCGGCGCGCATTGGGACAACCAACCCGGTGACCACCCGCACGAGGCACACCTGCTGGCTCTCGATGCCACCAAGGCACAAACCGAACTCGGCTGGCGCAATCGACTCGGTTTCCGCGATGCCGTGACGTGGACAATCGACTGGGAACGCCGCGTTCACGACGGCGCCGACCCCCTCATCGTCACCCGGGAGCAAATCGCCGCGTTCGAAACCCTGGATCGATCCTCGGCCCGGATAGGGTCGCGATACCAGCACCTAAAGGGGACACGATGA
- the meaB gene encoding methylmalonyl Co-A mutase-associated GTPase MeaB — MTSKNLADAIRAGDRAALPRAITMLESTRADHRERAQQLLLELLPDSGNAHRVGITGVPGVGKSTTIEALGMHLIEQGHKVAVLAVDPSSTRTGGSILGDKTRMARLATHPDAYIRPSPTSGTLGGVAKATRETVVLLEAAGFDIILIETVGVGQSEVAVAKMVDTFVLLTLARSGDQLQGIKKGVLELADIVVVNKADGDHLREARLAARELTGAIRLIYPRETLWRPPVLTMSAVEGSGLAELWETIERHRKVLSDAGEFEARRRDQQVDWTWQMVRDEVLDRVLSHPEVRKVRAEVERQVRAGELTPALAAQQILSVATQ, encoded by the coding sequence ATGACGTCAAAAAACCTGGCCGACGCTATCCGCGCTGGTGATCGCGCGGCCCTGCCGCGGGCCATCACAATGCTCGAGTCGACGCGCGCCGACCACCGCGAGCGGGCCCAACAACTGCTGCTGGAGCTGCTGCCGGATTCCGGCAATGCCCACCGGGTCGGCATCACCGGGGTGCCGGGGGTGGGCAAGTCCACCACCATCGAAGCGCTCGGCATGCACCTGATCGAGCAAGGGCACAAGGTGGCGGTGCTGGCCGTCGACCCCTCGTCGACGCGCACCGGCGGGTCGATTCTGGGTGACAAGACCCGGATGGCCAGGCTGGCGACCCACCCGGATGCCTACATCCGTCCCTCTCCGACCTCGGGAACGCTGGGCGGGGTGGCGAAGGCCACCCGAGAAACAGTGGTGTTATTGGAGGCCGCCGGATTCGACATAATCCTGATCGAGACGGTCGGTGTCGGCCAATCCGAAGTCGCGGTGGCCAAAATGGTCGACACGTTCGTGCTGCTGACCCTGGCCCGCAGCGGGGATCAGCTGCAGGGCATCAAGAAGGGCGTGCTGGAACTCGCCGACATCGTGGTGGTCAACAAGGCCGACGGCGACCACCTACGGGAGGCGCGACTGGCGGCACGCGAGCTGACCGGGGCCATCAGACTGATTTATCCGCGCGAAACGCTTTGGCGGCCACCGGTTCTCACCATGAGCGCGGTTGAGGGCAGCGGACTGGCCGAACTGTGGGAGACCATCGAGCGGCACCGCAAGGTGCTCTCCGACGCGGGCGAGTTCGAAGCCCGTCGGCGCGACCAGCAAGTGGACTGGACCTGGCAGATGGTTCGCGACGAGGTCCTGGATCGGGTGCTGTCCCATCCGGAAGTACGCAAGGTGCGTGCCGAGGTGGAACGCCAGGTCCGGGCGGGGGAATTGACCCCGGCGCTGGCGGCTCAGCAAATTCTGTCAGTCGCGACGCAATAA
- the scpA gene encoding methylmalonyl-CoA mutase, whose product MTATVPSIGSFADVPLHSERPTKPPTEETVQEHVEAAAKAHQYTPEESVWQTPEGIDVKPVYIAADRRAAEAEGYPLHTFPGEPPFLRGPYPTMYVNQPWTIRQYAGFSTAAESNAFYRRNLAAGQKGLSVAFDLATHRGYDSDHPRVQGDVGMAGVAIDSILDMRQLFDGIDLSSVSVSMTMNGAVLPILALYVVAAEEQGVPPEKLAGTIQNDILKEFMVRNTYIYPPKPSMRIISDIFGYTSAKMPKFNSISISGYHIQEAGATADLELAYTLADGVEYIKAGLDAGLDIDKFAPRLSFFWGIGMNFFMEVAKLRAGRLLWSELVAKFNPKNPKSLSLRTHSQTSGWSLTAQDVFNNVARTCIEAMAATQGHTQSLHTNALDEALALPTDFSARIARNTQLLLQQESGTTRPIDPWAGSYYVEWLTHRLAQQARAHIEEVAEHGGMAQAISEGIPKLRIEEAAARTQARIDSGQQPVIGVNKYQVEEDHEIEVLKVENSRVRAEQLAKLKELRESRDNAAVEAALAELSRAAAAENPAGGRTDPDGLSNNLMALAINAARHKATVGEISDALERVWGRHQAEIRTIAGVYRDEIQGGANITPLSKATELVEKFAEADGRRPRILVAKMGQDGHDRGQKVIATAFADIGFDVDVGSLFSTPEEVARQAADNDVHVVGVSSLAAGHLTLVPALRDALAEVGRPDIMIVVGGVIPPGDFDELYEAGAAAIYPPGTVIADAAVGLLHKLAEQLGYTLG is encoded by the coding sequence ATGACCGCCACCGTTCCCTCGATCGGCAGTTTCGCCGACGTACCGCTGCACAGCGAGCGCCCCACCAAGCCGCCCACTGAAGAGACGGTGCAAGAGCATGTGGAGGCGGCCGCCAAGGCCCACCAGTACACGCCTGAGGAGTCGGTGTGGCAGACGCCGGAAGGCATTGACGTCAAACCGGTTTACATCGCCGCGGACCGTCGTGCGGCCGAGGCCGAGGGCTACCCGCTGCACACCTTCCCCGGGGAGCCACCGTTCCTGCGCGGGCCCTACCCGACGATGTATGTCAACCAGCCGTGGACCATTCGGCAATATGCCGGATTCTCCACCGCCGCGGAGTCCAACGCGTTCTACCGTCGCAACCTGGCTGCGGGTCAGAAGGGCCTGTCCGTGGCGTTCGACCTGGCCACCCACCGGGGTTACGACTCGGATCATCCTCGCGTGCAGGGCGATGTCGGAATGGCCGGTGTGGCAATCGATTCCATTCTGGACATGCGTCAGCTGTTCGACGGGATCGACCTGTCCTCGGTGTCGGTGTCGATGACCATGAACGGCGCCGTGCTGCCGATTCTGGCGTTGTACGTGGTCGCCGCCGAGGAGCAGGGTGTGCCGCCGGAGAAACTGGCGGGGACCATCCAGAACGACATCCTCAAAGAGTTCATGGTCCGCAACACCTACATCTATCCGCCGAAGCCGTCCATGCGGATCATCTCCGACATCTTCGGCTACACCAGCGCCAAGATGCCGAAGTTCAACTCCATTTCGATCTCCGGCTACCACATCCAAGAAGCCGGTGCCACAGCCGATTTGGAGTTGGCCTACACGCTGGCCGACGGCGTCGAATACATCAAGGCCGGTCTGGACGCCGGACTGGACATCGACAAGTTCGCCCCGCGGCTGTCGTTCTTCTGGGGCATCGGGATGAACTTCTTCATGGAAGTCGCCAAGCTGCGGGCCGGACGGCTGTTGTGGAGCGAACTGGTGGCCAAGTTCAACCCCAAGAACCCCAAATCGCTTTCGCTGCGCACACATTCGCAAACCTCGGGATGGTCGCTGACGGCGCAGGACGTGTTCAACAACGTCGCACGCACCTGTATCGAGGCGATGGCCGCCACTCAGGGGCACACCCAGTCGTTGCACACCAACGCGCTCGACGAGGCACTGGCGTTGCCCACCGACTTCTCCGCTCGCATCGCGCGCAACACGCAGTTGCTGTTGCAGCAGGAATCCGGCACCACTCGACCGATCGACCCGTGGGCGGGTTCCTACTACGTCGAGTGGTTGACCCATCGGCTCGCGCAGCAGGCCCGCGCCCACATCGAGGAGGTCGCCGAGCACGGCGGCATGGCCCAGGCGATCAGCGAGGGCATTCCCAAGCTGCGCATCGAGGAAGCGGCAGCGCGCACCCAGGCCCGGATCGACTCCGGCCAGCAGCCGGTGATCGGGGTCAACAAGTACCAGGTCGAAGAGGACCACGAGATCGAGGTGCTCAAGGTCGAGAACAGCCGGGTGCGCGCCGAGCAGCTCGCCAAGCTCAAAGAGTTGCGGGAAAGCCGGGACAACGCGGCGGTCGAGGCCGCGCTGGCGGAGTTGAGTCGTGCGGCTGCGGCTGAAAACCCGGCCGGCGGCCGGACTGATCCCGACGGGCTGAGCAATAATCTGATGGCTCTGGCCATCAACGCGGCCCGGCACAAGGCGACGGTCGGCGAAATCTCCGACGCGCTGGAACGGGTCTGGGGCCGTCACCAGGCGGAGATCCGTACCATCGCCGGCGTCTACCGCGACGAAATCCAGGGAGGCGCCAACATCACCCCGCTCTCCAAAGCAACCGAACTGGTCGAGAAGTTCGCCGAGGCCGACGGCCGCCGGCCGCGCATCCTGGTCGCCAAGATGGGCCAGGACGGTCACGACCGTGGGCAGAAGGTGATTGCGACGGCGTTCGCGGACATCGGCTTCGACGTCGACGTCGGCTCGCTGTTCTCCACGCCGGAGGAGGTGGCCCGCCAAGCCGCGGACAACGACGTACATGTGGTCGGGGTGTCCTCGCTGGCCGCCGGTCACCTGACCCTGGTTCCCGCGCTTCGCGACGCCCTGGCCGAGGTGGGCCGCCCTGACATCATGATCGTGGTCGGCGGCGTCATCCCGCCCGGCGACTTCGACGAGCTGTACGAGGCCGGCGCTGCGGCCATCTACCCGCCGGGAACGGTGATCGCCGACGCCGCTGTCGGCCTGCTGCACAAGCTGGCCGAGCAGCTGGGATACACGCTGGGCTAA
- a CDS encoding 1-aminocyclopropane-1-carboxylate deaminase/D-cysteine desulfhydrase produces the protein MTAYLHQRFPELRETLGHVRLGDGPTPLRALSHLSMTQPIWVKDDGAYGTGGWGGNKIRKLEWLLPDVKKQRRSTILTFGGLGTNWGLATALYAREFGIHTALALIDQPRDDHVEAQLERLRASGADIYLTRTKARTVAAAPYFYVRHRRPYLLPAGGSSPLGVLGYVEAAFELAAQVQAGTMPTPSSIVTAVGSGGTVAGLYLGLGLAGLADTHVIGVVVNDKLRLDHRAITTLAERAARLLRDRGANLPSASLAPSRLTLLRDWLGTGYGHPTKQGEQALRLAHDTEQLDLDPVYTAKAMAALLDLSASGRLPDGPALYLQTHGPR, from the coding sequence ATGACGGCCTATCTGCACCAGCGCTTCCCCGAGTTGCGCGAGACGCTCGGCCACGTCCGCCTCGGCGACGGGCCCACTCCCCTGCGTGCGTTGTCGCACCTCAGCATGACCCAGCCAATCTGGGTCAAGGACGACGGCGCGTACGGCACCGGCGGCTGGGGCGGCAACAAGATCCGCAAGCTCGAGTGGCTCTTGCCGGACGTCAAGAAACAGCGCCGCAGCACGATCTTGACCTTCGGCGGGCTCGGCACCAATTGGGGCCTGGCGACGGCACTGTATGCCCGCGAGTTCGGCATCCACACCGCTCTTGCGCTCATCGACCAGCCCCGCGATGACCACGTCGAAGCACAGCTCGAACGCCTGCGCGCGTCCGGAGCGGACATCTACCTCACTCGCACCAAGGCGCGCACGGTGGCGGCTGCCCCTTACTTCTACGTGCGGCATCGCCGGCCCTACCTGCTTCCGGCGGGCGGATCTTCACCGCTGGGAGTGCTGGGCTACGTCGAGGCGGCGTTCGAACTCGCCGCGCAGGTTCAGGCCGGCACCATGCCGACCCCGTCGTCCATCGTCACCGCGGTCGGGTCGGGCGGGACGGTCGCCGGGCTTTATCTAGGGCTCGGTCTCGCCGGTCTCGCCGACACCCATGTGATAGGCGTCGTCGTGAACGACAAGTTGCGCCTCGACCACCGCGCCATCACCACTTTGGCTGAACGGGCAGCCCGCCTGCTCCGAGACCGCGGCGCGAACCTGCCGTCCGCAAGCCTGGCGCCAAGCCGTCTCACGCTTTTACGCGATTGGCTCGGCACCGGCTACGGCCACCCGACCAAGCAGGGCGAGCAGGCACTACGCCTCGCGCACGACACCGAGCAACTCGACCTCGATCCCGTCTACACCGCCAAAGCAATGGCCGCACTGCTTGATCTCTCGGCGAGCGGCCGACTGCCCGACGGGCCCGCGCTGTACCTCCAAACGCACGGGCCCCGCTAA
- a CDS encoding class I SAM-dependent methyltransferase, with the protein MTLDVPSLAPGLERGADGIWFAPRQAPVSYPKHGNASCLQIEDRSFWFRHRNRCIASVARRFRPEGTLVDIGGGNGYVSKGLMEAGLDCALLEPGIDGALAARSRGIDPVICARLEDAGIAPGSISAAGMFDVLEHIEDEAGALRQVNALLRPGGRFFLSVPAYAFLHSAEDVAAGHFRRYTLRTLARALTASGFTLEYSTYLFAPLPPIIFLLRTLPSLLRLRRPEDEELHASEHVREGISARMMDRLLDAEARRIELGGTIPFGTSCFVVCTKD; encoded by the coding sequence ATGACACTTGATGTTCCAAGCCTCGCCCCCGGTCTTGAACGTGGCGCAGACGGCATCTGGTTCGCACCTCGGCAGGCCCCCGTGTCGTACCCCAAACACGGTAACGCTTCCTGCCTGCAGATCGAGGACCGCTCATTCTGGTTTCGCCACCGGAACCGCTGTATCGCGAGCGTGGCACGCCGTTTCCGACCCGAGGGCACGCTCGTTGATATCGGTGGCGGCAACGGGTACGTCTCGAAAGGGTTAATGGAGGCGGGACTCGACTGTGCGCTGTTGGAACCAGGCATCGACGGAGCGCTGGCTGCACGATCGCGGGGCATCGACCCGGTAATTTGCGCTCGGCTTGAGGACGCTGGCATCGCTCCCGGTAGCATCAGCGCCGCCGGCATGTTTGACGTACTGGAACATATTGAGGATGAAGCGGGCGCCCTGCGGCAGGTCAATGCGTTGTTACGACCAGGAGGCCGGTTCTTTTTAAGTGTGCCAGCATACGCATTCTTGCACTCGGCAGAGGATGTCGCTGCGGGGCATTTTCGCCGCTACACACTGCGAACGCTGGCTCGTGCGCTGACGGCAAGTGGGTTCACGCTAGAATATTCCACATATTTGTTTGCTCCTCTGCCGCCGATTATATTTCTGCTAAGGACGCTGCCCAGTCTGCTGAGGCTGCGGCGCCCAGAAGACGAGGAGTTGCACGCGTCTGAGCATGTGCGTGAAGGGATTTCCGCACGTATGATGGACCGGCTACTCGACGCCGAGGCGCGGCGTATCGAGCTAGGGGGAACCATTCCATTTGGCACTAGCTGCTTTGTTGTATGCACAAAGGACTGA
- a CDS encoding serine hydrolase domain-containing protein, whose amino-acid sequence MTVDIGVNRRADPSHGAPDAGHGVFGAADSHFACVVRAFSTMFPGRRFGGGALAVYLDGQPVVDVWKGWADRDGEVPWSADSAPMVFSATKGMAATVIHRLADRGLIDYEAPVAEYWHEFGANGKSEMTVRDVMRHQAGLSGLRGATQEDLLNHVVMEERLAAAPPGRHLGKPAYHALTFGWLMSGLARAVTGKDMRVLFREELAEPLGTDGIHLGRPPANAPTRATQIVMPQDIAANPVLTSAVRKIAHQFSGGYRSMYFPGVIGSVQGDTPMLDAEIPAANGVVTARALARMYGALANGGEIDGTRFLSRRLVAGLTGERMRQRDRNLVLPLNFHLGYHSLPFGNVMPGFGHIGLGGSIGWNDPDTGVGFALVHNRLLTPLVLTDHAASVGLFKLVREAVAKARKRGYRPVHGLGAPYSEPDAVAG is encoded by the coding sequence GTGACGGTAGACATCGGAGTCAATCGCCGCGCGGACCCTTCCCACGGTGCCCCCGACGCAGGGCATGGTGTGTTCGGCGCTGCGGACTCGCACTTTGCTTGCGTCGTTCGTGCCTTCTCCACCATGTTCCCCGGGCGCCGGTTCGGCGGCGGGGCGCTGGCGGTCTATCTCGACGGCCAACCCGTCGTCGATGTCTGGAAAGGGTGGGCTGACCGGGACGGGGAGGTGCCCTGGTCGGCAGACAGCGCCCCCATGGTGTTCTCGGCGACCAAGGGTATGGCCGCCACGGTCATCCACCGACTGGCCGACCGGGGGCTGATCGACTACGAGGCACCGGTTGCCGAGTACTGGCACGAGTTCGGGGCCAACGGCAAATCGGAGATGACGGTTCGCGATGTCATGCGACACCAGGCCGGCCTCTCCGGGTTGCGCGGAGCGACTCAAGAAGACTTGCTGAATCACGTTGTTATGGAGGAGCGGCTGGCCGCAGCGCCTCCCGGTCGCCACCTAGGCAAACCGGCCTATCACGCGTTGACGTTCGGCTGGCTGATGTCGGGCTTGGCCAGGGCGGTCACCGGCAAGGACATGCGGGTGCTGTTCCGCGAGGAGCTCGCCGAACCGTTGGGCACCGATGGCATCCATCTCGGGCGCCCGCCAGCGAACGCCCCGACCCGGGCGACCCAGATTGTCATGCCGCAGGACATTGCTGCCAATCCGGTCCTGACCTCCGCCGTTCGAAAAATCGCCCATCAGTTCTCCGGTGGCTATCGGTCCATGTACTTCCCGGGCGTCATTGGGAGCGTCCAGGGCGACACGCCGATGCTGGATGCGGAGATACCGGCGGCCAACGGTGTCGTGACGGCCAGGGCGTTGGCACGGATGTACGGCGCACTCGCCAACGGCGGCGAGATCGACGGCACCAGGTTCCTGTCCCGGCGACTGGTGGCTGGCCTGACGGGCGAGCGGATGAGGCAACGGGATCGCAACCTGGTTCTGCCGCTGAATTTCCACCTGGGTTATCACAGCTTGCCGTTCGGCAACGTGATGCCGGGCTTCGGTCACATCGGATTGGGCGGCTCGATCGGCTGGAACGACCCGGACACCGGTGTGGGTTTCGCGCTGGTGCACAACCGGTTGCTGACGCCGTTGGTGCTGACCGACCACGCCGCCTCCGTTGGTCTCTTCAAGCTGGTCCGGGAGGCTGTGGCGAAGGCGCGCAAGCGCGGGTACCGGCCGGTGCACGGGTTGGGAGCGCCGTATTCCGAGCCGGACGCCGTCGCGGGCTGA
- a CDS encoding class I SAM-dependent methyltransferase yields the protein MASERTHGLYAALKNPTLYETVQRIMGAERGREYFAQQFVRAQPGDRVLDIGCGPAHLLAHLPDVEYIGWEPNAAYVATARKTYGDRGTFHVGLFGPEDARSLPPVDIAIVSAVLHHMDDAQANELFVLLRQVLKPGGRVITVDNVFIKRQNPIARLIISLDRGRHVRTPEGYKTLARRVFSQVEGTVTTKAFPPYTYFYMTAQ from the coding sequence TTGGCCTCTGAACGGACGCACGGTTTATATGCGGCGCTGAAAAATCCAACACTGTACGAAACCGTGCAGCGAATCATGGGTGCAGAAAGAGGCCGTGAGTATTTTGCCCAACAATTTGTCCGCGCCCAGCCTGGAGATCGTGTCTTGGACATCGGTTGCGGGCCGGCGCATCTGCTGGCGCACCTGCCAGATGTGGAATACATAGGCTGGGAACCCAACGCCGCCTACGTAGCCACGGCGCGCAAGACCTATGGTGACCGGGGCACATTCCATGTAGGTCTTTTTGGGCCCGAGGATGCGCGCTCGCTGCCTCCTGTCGATATCGCGATCGTTTCGGCGGTGTTGCACCACATGGACGACGCTCAAGCGAACGAATTATTCGTGCTGCTACGCCAGGTCCTTAAACCAGGTGGGCGCGTGATCACCGTCGATAATGTGTTCATAAAGCGACAAAATCCAATCGCGCGACTAATCATAAGTCTCGATCGGGGTCGGCACGTGCGCACGCCAGAGGGTTATAAAACATTGGCCAGACGCGTGTTCTCGCAGGTTGAAGGCACGGTGACCACTAAAGCATTTCCACCTTACACATACTTTTACATGACGGCGCAATAG
- a CDS encoding dodecin encodes MSNHTYRVIEIVGTSPDGIDAAIKSGLARAAKTMHGLDWFEVESVRGHLVDGAVAHFQVTMKVGFRLDES; translated from the coding sequence ATGAGCAATCACACCTACCGCGTGATCGAAATTGTCGGAACCTCGCCCGATGGAATCGACGCCGCAATCAAGAGCGGACTGGCCCGAGCGGCCAAGACGATGCACGGACTGGATTGGTTCGAAGTCGAGTCGGTTCGGGGTCATCTGGTGGACGGGGCGGTTGCCCACTTTCAGGTGACCATGAAAGTTGGCTTCCGCCTCGACGAGTCCTAA
- a CDS encoding class I SAM-dependent methyltransferase: MGGAYEEVGAEFRGYLIDLCGLKPDEAVLDVGCGSGRMALPLTGYLSPQGRYAGFDISEKAITWCKENITASHPNFEFEVADIYNSLYNPKGKYQSLDFVFPYPDASFDVVFLTSVFTHMFPPDVEHYLDEIVRVLKPGGRSLCTYFLLDDEALALTAAGKGVHNFQYERDGYRTIHTKRPEEGIAFPVDYIRGLYEQRGLTIQEPLRFGSWSGRKEHLSFQDIVIATKAAN, from the coding sequence GTGGGCGGCGCTTACGAGGAGGTCGGGGCCGAGTTCCGTGGCTACCTCATCGACCTGTGCGGGCTGAAACCAGACGAAGCGGTGCTCGACGTCGGCTGTGGGTCGGGGCGGATGGCGCTACCGCTGACCGGTTACCTGAGCCCACAAGGCCGCTACGCGGGCTTCGACATCTCGGAGAAGGCGATCACCTGGTGCAAGGAGAACATCACGGCATCGCACCCCAACTTCGAATTCGAAGTCGCGGACATCTACAACTCGCTCTACAACCCGAAGGGCAAGTACCAGTCGCTGGACTTCGTGTTTCCCTATCCCGACGCCTCATTCGACGTGGTGTTCCTGACTTCGGTGTTCACCCACATGTTCCCGCCGGACGTGGAGCACTACCTGGACGAGATTGTCCGAGTGCTCAAGCCGGGCGGACGTAGCCTGTGCACCTACTTCCTGCTCGACGATGAGGCGTTGGCCCTCACCGCGGCCGGCAAGGGCGTGCACAACTTCCAGTACGAACGGGACGGGTACCGCACGATCCACACGAAACGTCCGGAGGAAGGTATCGCTTTCCCCGTCGACTACATCAGGGGCTTGTATGAGCAGCGCGGCCTGACCATTCAGGAACCGCTGCGCTTCGGCTCCTGGAGCGGCCGCAAGGAACACCTGAGCTTCCAGGACATCGTGATCGCGACCAAAGCCGCAAACTAG
- the rffA gene encoding dTDP-4-amino-4,6-dideoxygalactose transaminase, whose amino-acid sequence MTIRIPFNKPSVVGSELTYVGQAVAGGHASGNGPFTARTEAMLERTFGARRVLLTTSCTSALEMAALLCDLQPGDEVIIPSYTFVSTANAFVLRGARPVFVDIRPDTLNIDERLIEKAITPRTRAIFPIHYAGVACELDAIMDIARRHNLFVVEDAAQGVFARYQDRWLGTVGHLGCFSFHETKNFSCGEGGALVINAPAMEQRAEILREKGTNRSQFIRGQADKYTWVDLGSSYLPSDMLAAFLLGQLENMEKITRRRGEIFDRYATILAPLVERGLIRTPVVPPHCSTNYHMFYLLTNDIEERTALISHLRAAGILAVFHYVPLHSSPYAQSLALPPTNLPITDDISARLVRLPMYFDLTDDEVEEAASAVLDFYQTYPSSDLSRSAAIHRHDT is encoded by the coding sequence ATGACCATTCGCATCCCGTTCAATAAACCGTCAGTGGTTGGGTCCGAGCTGACGTATGTGGGCCAGGCCGTCGCGGGCGGACATGCCAGCGGCAATGGCCCCTTCACTGCGCGGACCGAGGCCATGCTGGAGAGAACTTTTGGTGCGCGCCGGGTGCTGTTGACTACGTCCTGCACCTCCGCGCTTGAAATGGCTGCGCTTCTTTGCGATCTCCAGCCGGGTGACGAAGTGATTATCCCGTCTTACACCTTTGTCTCCACAGCCAACGCATTCGTACTCCGAGGTGCTCGACCGGTATTCGTGGATATCAGGCCGGATACGCTCAATATCGACGAGCGACTCATCGAAAAGGCCATTACGCCGCGCACCCGCGCCATATTTCCCATCCACTATGCCGGGGTCGCTTGCGAGCTGGATGCAATCATGGACATTGCCCGCCGACACAATCTCTTCGTAGTGGAGGATGCAGCACAAGGCGTATTTGCCCGCTACCAAGATCGCTGGCTGGGCACTGTAGGTCATCTGGGTTGCTTTAGTTTCCACGAAACGAAGAATTTTTCATGTGGCGAGGGCGGTGCACTTGTCATTAACGCTCCGGCCATGGAACAACGTGCAGAGATACTTCGAGAGAAGGGCACGAACCGTAGCCAATTCATTCGCGGCCAGGCTGACAAATATACCTGGGTAGATCTAGGGTCGTCCTATCTTCCTTCCGATATGCTCGCCGCATTCTTACTAGGCCAGCTTGAGAATATGGAAAAGATAACGCGGCGGCGTGGTGAGATATTCGACCGTTATGCCACTATTCTGGCCCCGTTGGTGGAGCGCGGCTTGATCCGGACCCCGGTGGTGCCGCCGCATTGTTCTACCAACTATCACATGTTCTATTTGCTAACCAACGACATCGAGGAGCGAACGGCGCTCATCTCGCATCTGCGCGCAGCCGGAATCCTTGCTGTGTTCCATTACGTCCCGCTGCATTCCTCGCCGTACGCGCAGTCGCTCGCTTTGCCACCGACAAATTTGCCAATAACGGACGACATCAGCGCCCGGCTGGTCAGGCTACCAATGTATTTCGACCTGACCGACGATGAGGTCGAAGAAGCGGCTAGTGCAGTGCTGGATTTCTATCAAACCTATCCATCCTCAGACCTATCTCGCTCCGCAGCGATACACCGCCATGACACTTGA